A DNA window from Drosophila pseudoobscura strain MV-25-SWS-2005 chromosome 2, UCI_Dpse_MV25, whole genome shotgun sequence contains the following coding sequences:
- the Srp14 gene encoding signal recognition particle 14 kDa protein produces the protein MVLLDNSNFILRLEKIANAAKKDSSFTVTFKRYDGNNKPVPRAGRPPLPKPDVYMCLVRAQCKSQKISTVVRQEDVPTMMGMYSQFMKSKMDGLKRVKKVKSKAKATKG, from the exons ATGGTTTTGCTGGACAATTCGAAC TTCATACTCCGCTTGGAGAAGATTGCCAATGCGGCCAAGAAAGATTCTTCTTTCACAGTAACATTCAAACGCT ACGATGGCAACAACAAACCCGTGCCTAGAGCTGGAAGACCACCGTTACCCAAGCCAGATGTCTACATGTGTCTGGTGCGAGCCCAGTGCAAGTCGCAAAAG ATTTCCACAGTTGTGCGCCAGGAGGATGTACCCACCATGATGGGAATGTACTCGCAGTTCATGAAGAGCAAAATGGACGGCCTGAAACGTGTAAAGAAAGTGAAGAGCAAGGCCAAAGCGACCAAGGGATAG
- the LOC4800535 gene encoding esterase GA18864 has protein sequence MLQLLLPAVNLKFIIGETLLFKKPRINGLLKMTNNDAAVEAPSSSRASSSKQQPKLEITEKVRVLCLHGYRQDGDAFKNKLGSFRKFTSKYAEFVFISAPHIAAPLESAAEPVPEQRSWWANKDDGTFKGTNKGGPAFGFQDSLRLVEEAWKTQGPFQGLLGFSQGACFVGLICGLAKKKLTSIRPEFAVLSSGFVSGSLVHMSAYEEPVSIPTLHIYGSSDEIIPKDMSALLASHFKNVEVLEHGGGHYFPATAQQKQTYINFFQDRLQEYLEHLELQQSSSVSFIESGAEDNDDDGDANDAEVAAATAAAGSDLDDSD, from the exons ATGTTacagctgttgctgcctgcAGTTAACCTGAAATTTATTATTGGCGAGACTTTATTGTTTAAAAAACCCAGGATAAACGGCCTACTCAAGATGACCAACAATGATGCAGCAGTAGAAGCTCCTAGTTCGAGTCGTGCTAGCTCCAGTAAACAGCAGCCCAAATTGGAAATCACCGAGAAAGTGCGCGTCCTTTGCCTTCACGGATACCGCCAAGACGGGGATGCGTTCAAAAACAAATTAGGATCATTCCGAAAATTTACTTCAAAATATGCCGAATTTGTGTTCATCTCTGCGCCGCACATTGCAGCACCGCTAGAGTCCGCCGCCGAGCCGGTTCCAGAGCAGCGCAGTTGGTGGGCCAACAAAGATGATGGCACATTCAAGGGCACCAACAAGGGGGGACCGGCTTTTGGCTTCCAAGACAGTCTGCGCCTTGTGGAAGAGGCCTGGAAGACGCAAGGACCGTTCCAAGGACTCCTTGGGTTTTCCCAAGGGGCCTGCTTCGTCGGTTTGATTTGCGgtctggccaaaaaaaagt TGACCTCCATCCGGCCTGAGTTTGCTGTGCTTTCCTCGGGCTTTGTGTCCGGCAGCCTGGTGCATATGAGTGCCTACGAAGAGCCTGTCAGCATACCCACCCTCCATATCTATGGCTCAAGCGATGAAATCATACCCAAAGACATGAGCGCATTGCTGGCGTCACACTTCAAGAACGTCGAGGTTCTGGAGCACGGCGGCGGCCACTACTTTCCGGCCACGGCGCAGCAGAAACAGACCTACATCAACTTCTTTCAAGATAGGCTGCAGGAGTACTTGGAGCATttggagctgcagcagagcagcagtgTCTCGTTCATCGAGAGCGGGGCGGaggacaacgacgacgatggcgatgCCAACGATGCTGAGGTGGCCGCTGCAACGGCGGCCGCCGGCTCGGATCTGGACGATAGTGATTAG
- the LOC6898018 gene encoding fatty-acid amide hydrolase 2 isoform X2, which translates to MGINSVESMEEHTPLLGIPVTVKESIAVKGMTNQAGRVFKTPQIAKSDAPVVEQIKRCGGIIMLVSNTPELCLLWETYNNVTGQTKNPYDLKRTPGGSSGGEAALLASGASLLGLTSDIGGSSRLPAMFSGIWGHKPTPYAVSFRGHHPTSDFPKWGDFFTIAPMTRYAKDLPLLLKCMSDPTGPKLTLDKEISAHGIRFFFMDNDGPSGMMRPLSRDLHAAINRVASDFNAERVNIRKMKWSLDISLSAMLTMKNIETIYHKTEEGEQPKTVCKETVKYFFGCSDSILPSVIFGHLQNFMKIIPNSRHKHLASIIEALKTEFKEMLGNDGVFLYPTFPNTAHQHYQIYHKLLEPMYMAIFNTLGLPVTNCMIGLDHRNLPMGIQVVANPGQDHLCLAVAREMERRYGGWVRPPSEDSHSSSSNSNGGGNGGGNGASSSSKQRG; encoded by the coding sequence ATGGGCATCAACAGCGTGGAGTCGATGGAGGAGCATACGCCCCTGCTGGGCATTCCGGTGACCGTCAAGGAGAGCATCGCCGTCAAGGGCATGACCAATCAGGCGGGTCGGGTGTTCAAGACCCCGCAGATAGCCAAATCGGATGCCCCCGTGGTGGAGCAGATCAAGCGCTGTGGCGGCATCATAATGCTCGTGTCCAACACTCCCGAGCTGTGTCTGCTGTGGGAGACGTACAACAATGTAACGGGGCAGACCAAGAATCCGTACGATCTGAAGCGCACGCCGGGTGGCTCCTCGGGCGGGGAGGCGGCCCTGCTGGCGAGCGGAGCCTCGCTGCTGGGCCTCACGTCGGACATTGGCGGCTCCTCGCGACTGCCGGCCATGTTCAGTGGCATCTGGGGCCACAAGCCCACGCCGTATGCCGTCTCGTTCCGGGGCCATCATCCGACGAGCGATTTCCCCAAATGGGGAGACTTTTTCACCATCGCTCCGATGACGCGGTACGCCAAGGATCTGCCGCTCCTGCTCAAGTGCATGAGCGATCCGACGGGACCGAAGCTGACGCTGGACAAGGAGATCAGTGCCCACGGCATCCGGTTCTTCTTCATGGACAACGACGGGCCCTCAGGCATGATGCGGCCGCTCAGCCGGGACCTGCATGCGGCCATCAATCGGGTGGCCAGCGACTTCAATGCCGAGCGGGTGAACATTCGGAAGATGAAGTGGTCCCTGGACATCTCCCTGTCGGCGATGCTCACCATGAAGAACATCGAGACCATTTACCACAAGACCGAGGAGGGGGAGCAGCCCAAGACCGTGTGCAAGGAGACGGTCAAGTACTTCTTCGGCTGCTCGGACAGCATTCTGCCGTCGGTGATATTCGGCCACCTGCAGAACTTCATGAAGATCATTCCCAACTCGCGGCACAAGCATCTGGCCAGCATCATTGAGGCGCTCAAGACTGAATTCAAGGAGATGCTCGGCAACGACGGCGTCTTCCTCTACCCGACCTTCCCAAACACGGCGCACCAGCACTACCAGATCTACCACAAGCTGCTGGAGCCCATGTACATGGCCATCTTCAATACGCTGGGCCTGCCGGTGACCAACTGCATGATCGGCCTGGATCACCGCAATCTGCCCATGGGCATTCAAGTGGTGGCCAATCCCGGCCAGGATCATCTCTGTCTGGCCGTGGCCCGTGAGATGGAGCGCCGCTACGGCGGCTGGGTGCGTCCTCCCTCCGAGGATAGccacagtagcagcagcaacagcaacggagGGGGCAACGGAGGGGGCAACggggcaagcagcagcagcaagcagcgtGGCTAG
- the TFAM gene encoding transcription factor A, mitochondrial isoform X1: MIFTTTLLSRGSIIGSLINKVRQVVAKNQDSSAVPIQIDKQFTPTTTCANRPLAVANLSNSPVQQSKTVEEQVGLPPRPKKPLTPYFRFMREMRPKLIATNPTITTIEVVRQLAKSWVDADTNLKERLQVEFKKDQQVYLEQRTKYDATLTDEQRAGIKQLKKDIGEAKERRQLRKRVKELGRPKKPASAFLRFIISERVNTPQTPQQTYREWHQKTTAKWSRLSDAEKAVYIQETRKELEIYKKAISVWEEKMIRLGHIDVVRHGNLIDPPEPKTRKAQPVKEK, from the exons ATGATCTTTACAACAACGCTACTGTCGCGGGGGTCCATCATCGGGTCGCTAATCAACAAAGTCAGGCAAGTTGTAGCCAAAAATCAAGACTCATCTGCAGTTCCTATTCAAATCGACAAACAATTTACACCCACAACAACCTGCGCCAACAGACCCCTAGCCGTTGCCAACCTCAGCAACAGTCCCGTTCAACAGTCAAAGACAGTCGAGGAGCAAGTGGGGCTTCCTCCCCGCCCCAAGAAGCCGCTGACCCCCTATTTCCGATTCATGCGTGAGATGCGACCAAAGCTGATAGCTACAAATCCGACCATAACCACCATTGAGGTGGTTCGTCAACTGGCAAAGAGCTGGGTGGATGCAGATACCAATCTGAAGGAGCGTCTACAGGTGGAGTTTAAGAAGGACCAGCAGGTTTACCTTGAGCAGCGCACAAAGTACGACGCTACGCTAACCGACGAGCAGCGTGCCGGCATCAAGCAGCTGAAGAAGGACATTGGCGAAGCCAAAGAGCGCCGGCAGCTGCGCAAGCGGGTCAAAGAACTTGGACGCCCCAAGAAGCCGGCCTCAGCCTTCCTGCGCTTCATCATCAGTGAGCGCGTGAATACCCCGCAAACGCCACAGCAAACGTACCGTGAGTGGCATCAGAAGACGACGGCCAAGTGGTCCCGCCTCTCCGATGCCGAAAAGGCCGTCTACATTCAAGAAACACGCAAGGAGCTCGAGATCTACAA AAAAGCCATATCCGTTTGGGAGGAGAAAATGATACGTCTGGGCCACATCGATGTTGTGCGCCACGGCAACCTGATTGATCCCCCCGAGCCAAAGACCCGCAAGGCCCAGCCTGTCAAAGAGAAGTAA
- the TFAM gene encoding transcription factor A, mitochondrial isoform X2: MIFTTTLLSRGSIIGSLINKVRPLAVANLSNSPVQQSKTVEEQVGLPPRPKKPLTPYFRFMREMRPKLIATNPTITTIEVVRQLAKSWVDADTNLKERLQVEFKKDQQVYLEQRTKYDATLTDEQRAGIKQLKKDIGEAKERRQLRKRVKELGRPKKPASAFLRFIISERVNTPQTPQQTYREWHQKTTAKWSRLSDAEKAVYIQETRKELEIYKKAISVWEEKMIRLGHIDVVRHGNLIDPPEPKTRKAQPVKEK; the protein is encoded by the exons ATGATCTTTACAACAACGCTACTGTCGCGGGGGTCCATCATCGGGTCGCTAATCAACAAAGTCAG ACCCCTAGCCGTTGCCAACCTCAGCAACAGTCCCGTTCAACAGTCAAAGACAGTCGAGGAGCAAGTGGGGCTTCCTCCCCGCCCCAAGAAGCCGCTGACCCCCTATTTCCGATTCATGCGTGAGATGCGACCAAAGCTGATAGCTACAAATCCGACCATAACCACCATTGAGGTGGTTCGTCAACTGGCAAAGAGCTGGGTGGATGCAGATACCAATCTGAAGGAGCGTCTACAGGTGGAGTTTAAGAAGGACCAGCAGGTTTACCTTGAGCAGCGCACAAAGTACGACGCTACGCTAACCGACGAGCAGCGTGCCGGCATCAAGCAGCTGAAGAAGGACATTGGCGAAGCCAAAGAGCGCCGGCAGCTGCGCAAGCGGGTCAAAGAACTTGGACGCCCCAAGAAGCCGGCCTCAGCCTTCCTGCGCTTCATCATCAGTGAGCGCGTGAATACCCCGCAAACGCCACAGCAAACGTACCGTGAGTGGCATCAGAAGACGACGGCCAAGTGGTCCCGCCTCTCCGATGCCGAAAAGGCCGTCTACATTCAAGAAACACGCAAGGAGCTCGAGATCTACAA AAAAGCCATATCCGTTTGGGAGGAGAAAATGATACGTCTGGGCCACATCGATGTTGTGCGCCACGGCAACCTGATTGATCCCCCCGAGCCAAAGACCCGCAAGGCCCAGCCTGTCAAAGAGAAGTAA
- the LOC6896789 gene encoding uncharacterized protein → MNMFLNDLGQPLILDAQKKYGPFEQHNGALVLTSAAFKEHVVPTEWCACIIGSEEHMLRLRSQDNCKEVYKYCTRQVISPNKPTEVTFDQTKITLTLIPVGKSKDGMNMTMYCIENFNYRWTHENSDCG, encoded by the exons atGAATATGTTTTTGAATGATCTTGGTCAGCCGCTGATTTTAGATGCCCAAAAAAAGTATGGACCCTTCGAACAG CACAACGGAGCGCTTGTCTTGACGTCAGCCGCCTTCAAAGAGCATGTTGTGCCCACCGAATGGTGCGCATGCATCATTGGCTCCGAGGAGCATATGCTTCGGCTGCGATCGCAGGACAATTGTAAAGAAGTCTACAAATACTGCACTCGTCAAGTCATAAGTCCCAACAAACCGACTGAAGTGACCTTCGATCAAACGAAGATCACTTTGACGCTGATACCAGTAGGAAAAAGCAAAGACGGGATGAACATGACCATGTACTGCATAGAGA ACTTTAATTACAGATGGACACACGAGAACTCTGATTGTGGATGA
- the EloB gene encoding elongin-B — MDVFLMIRRQKTTIFTDAKENTTVAELKRMIEGILKVQVVDQRLYNQDNDIMEDDSTLQEYGVTVSTAKAQSPAQLGLTFRNDMGDFETLDMTPYSAPPDLPEVMKNQEASNGQEAVA, encoded by the exons ATG GACGTGTTCCTCATGATCAGAAGGCAAAAGACGACGATTTTCACGGATGCGAAGGAGAACACTACCGTTGCCGAGCTGAAACGTATGATTGAAG GCATTCTAAAAGTACAAGTCGTCGATCAGCGGTTATACAACCAGGACAACGACATTATGGAGGATGACAGCACGTTGCAGGAGTACGGCGTGACGGTATCCACGGCGAAGGCACAGTCGCCGGCGCAACTGGGCTTGACATTCAG GAACGATATGGGCGACTTTGAAACACTGGATATGACGCCATACTCAGCTCCACCCGACTTACCAGAAGTGATGAAAAACCAAGAAGCCTCAAACGGACAGGAGGCAGTCGCATAA